Within Micavibrio sp. TMED2, the genomic segment AGCGCCGGGCTGCGCAGTGCACCGATAAACCCAATGGCGGTCAGGGTGATGGCGGAGCTGGATTACGACCTCACCAAGCATCGCTCCAAGACATTCGACGATCTGGGCGATATGTCCTTTGATCTGATCATTACCCTGTCTCCGGAAGCCCACCACCGGGCGCTTGAGGTAACCCGACTCCAAGCCTGTGATGTGGAGTATTGGCCGACCTTTGATCCCCTGCTGCAGGAGGGCAATGCCGATCAGCGCATGGATGCCTTCAGACAGGTGCGCGACAGCCTGAATCGCAAGCTTTACAAGCGGTTCAGCATCTAAAACAGACTGTCTTGCAGGGGAGCCGAGAAGGACACAGGACAAGTCCGCCTGACTTTTGCCTTGCATATGCCGGGGAAAATTTTTCGAA encodes:
- a CDS encoding low molecular weight phosphatase family protein, which codes for MLFSCTLNSIRSPIAEALMKRLTGTKYYVDSAGLRSAPINPMAVRVMAELDYDLTKHRSKTFDDLGDMSFDLIITLSPEAHHRALEVTRLQACDVEYWPTFDPLLQEGNADQRMDAFRQVRDSLNRKLYKRFSI